In Parcubacteria group bacterium, the following are encoded in one genomic region:
- a CDS encoding DUF4446 family protein, translating to MAQLFFQQSFFIFVAAGVLAVAALFWLVIDIRMKWKSVFGKSGLSGRAGFTEGKLLEDLLRRVKSVEGGMISLESRVVELEGIGRASIQKAGFLRFNPFSSTGGDQSFSLALLDGKNDGVIISSLYSREGTRTYAKAVKVGRAIQQLSEEERKVLEEALRG from the coding sequence ATGGCTCAACTTTTTTTTCAACAATCGTTTTTTATTTTTGTTGCCGCCGGTGTTCTTGCGGTAGCCGCTCTTTTTTGGCTCGTTATCGACATAAGGATGAAGTGGAAAAGTGTTTTTGGTAAAAGCGGTTTATCCGGCCGGGCGGGTTTTACGGAAGGGAAATTGCTGGAGGATCTGTTACGGCGCGTTAAGTCCGTTGAGGGCGGCATGATTTCTTTGGAAAGCCGTGTTGTTGAACTTGAAGGGATAGGGAGGGCGAGCATTCAGAAAGCGGGGTTTCTCCGTTTCAATCCTTTTTCGAGCACCGGCGGCGACCAGAGTTTTTCGTTGGCGCTTTTGGACGGCAAGAACGATGGAGTCATTATTTCCAGCCTGTATTCGCGCGAGGGTACAAGGACATACGCGAAGGCCGTTAAGGTCGGCAGGGCGATACAGCAGCTTTCGGAAGAAGAGCGAAAAGTGTTGGAAGAAGCCCTTCGCGGTTGA
- the infB gene encoding translation initiation factor IF-2 — protein sequence MQTAVQKEKKTDGQERPPIVVVMGHIDHGKTTLLDFIRKAKVAEKETGGITQHIGAYEAEHKGKKITFIDTPGHEAFGKMRSRGANVADIAILVVSAEEGVKQQTKEAIAIIQGAGVPFVVAVNKIDRPNADSARTRKDLAESGILVEEYGGKIPAVDISAKTGKNVDSLLDTVLLMAELEELRWDPALSASGVVIESHTDPRSGKAATLLLKEGFLKRGMFVLMGEAVAFVRALENFRGEPVDSAVAAMPVVVSGLAKEAELGDEFKAFSNKSDAEEYANLRGADRVGGLKETRAEEGKMMLSIILKTDVSGSREAVEHVVERLQFEKIGARILKSETGDVSESDFKLAGSGPNVVIVGFRVKVPPSLREIASLHGVTLIIRDVVYELEDEIKEEMAKRIPAEMQRADTGRARILKLFKKEKNRQIIGGLLSEGFVRRGAQFEVLRNKMKIGSGKILGLEREKQSADEVKEGFEFGLAVEASIDIAPADILSFFEEEKKIPALQ from the coding sequence ATGCAAACAGCTGTTCAAAAAGAGAAAAAAACAGATGGTCAGGAAAGGCCCCCCATTGTTGTGGTGATGGGTCATATTGATCACGGCAAGACGACGCTTCTTGATTTTATCCGTAAGGCAAAAGTTGCCGAGAAGGAAACAGGCGGAATTACCCAGCACATCGGCGCGTATGAGGCCGAGCATAAAGGTAAAAAAATAACATTTATTGACACGCCGGGGCATGAAGCTTTTGGGAAAATGCGTTCACGCGGAGCCAACGTTGCGGACATCGCGATCCTGGTTGTTTCCGCCGAAGAGGGAGTAAAGCAGCAGACAAAAGAGGCGATTGCCATCATCCAGGGTGCTGGCGTGCCTTTTGTGGTTGCCGTGAATAAAATCGATAGGCCCAATGCTGATTCGGCGCGTACCCGGAAGGATCTTGCCGAGAGCGGCATTTTGGTGGAAGAGTATGGCGGTAAAATTCCGGCCGTAGACATATCTGCAAAGACCGGGAAGAATGTTGATTCTCTTTTGGATACCGTGCTTCTTATGGCGGAGCTTGAGGAATTGCGTTGGGATCCGGCATTGTCGGCTTCCGGCGTTGTCATTGAGTCCCATACCGACCCGAGAAGCGGGAAAGCGGCGACACTCCTTTTAAAGGAGGGATTTTTGAAGCGTGGCATGTTTGTGTTAATGGGTGAGGCAGTAGCATTCGTCCGGGCGCTTGAAAATTTTCGCGGTGAGCCGGTTGACTCGGCCGTTGCCGCCATGCCTGTTGTTGTATCCGGCCTTGCCAAAGAAGCGGAGCTCGGCGACGAATTTAAGGCGTTTTCGAATAAAAGCGATGCCGAAGAATATGCAAATCTTCGAGGCGCCGATCGAGTCGGCGGTTTGAAAGAGACTCGCGCCGAAGAAGGGAAGATGATGCTCTCGATTATTCTCAAGACCGATGTAAGCGGATCGCGCGAAGCGGTCGAGCATGTGGTCGAGCGGCTGCAGTTTGAAAAAATCGGAGCGCGAATTTTAAAAAGCGAAACCGGAGATGTAAGCGAGTCCGATTTTAAGCTCGCCGGATCCGGCCCCAATGTTGTCATTGTCGGTTTCCGGGTAAAAGTTCCGCCATCACTTCGCGAGATCGCCTCTTTGCACGGGGTCACGCTTATTATCCGTGATGTGGTCTATGAGCTCGAAGACGAAATAAAGGAGGAAATGGCGAAGCGCATTCCGGCTGAGATGCAGCGCGCCGATACGGGCCGCGCTCGGATTTTGAAGTTATTCAAAAAGGAAAAAAACAGGCAGATTATCGGCGGGCTTCTCTCGGAGGGATTCGTTCGACGGGGAGCGCAGTTTGAGGTCCTTCGCAATAAGATGAAAATCGGTTCAGGAAAAATTCTCGGCCTTGAGCGCGAGAAACAATCTGCTGATGAGGTGAAAGAAGGGTTTGAATTCGGCCTTGCTGTCGAGGCAAGCATTGACATCGCCCCCGCCGACATTCTTTCGTTTTTCGAAGAGGAGAAAAAGATTCCAGCCCTTCAATGA
- the rbfA gene encoding 30S ribosome-binding factor RbfA produces MSRRIEKVNELLKEVIADIVLREVQFSGGALVTVTRVNASSDLHYADVFVTIFGKDREAQREALLLLKKSTRGVQQRLNRKLRMRPVPRILFLTDEEEERRERVEELLARDRQSG; encoded by the coding sequence ATGAGCAGAAGAATTGAGAAAGTAAACGAACTTTTAAAAGAGGTTATTGCCGACATTGTGTTGCGGGAGGTTCAGTTTTCCGGGGGCGCGCTGGTAACCGTTACCCGCGTGAATGCTTCATCGGATCTTCATTATGCGGATGTATTTGTAACTATTTTCGGCAAAGACCGCGAAGCGCAACGGGAGGCGCTCTTGCTTTTGAAAAAGAGCACGAGAGGAGTCCAACAGCGGTTGAACCGGAAGCTCCGGATGCGGCCGGTGCCGCGGATTTTATTTTTGACTGATGAAGAAGAGGAGAGAAGGGAAAGGGTGGAAGAGCTGCTGGCAAGAGATCGTCAGAGCGGCTAA
- a CDS encoding DHH family phosphoesterase produces MDPLAEKFDEALSRIKSARRILLATHEDPDGDGLGALLAALLWLKDMAGGKEVVALTRGELSSSLLSLPGIEFCRSETPEGPFDLLFGFDYGDFKRLGLDEWISRQPQISTITFDHHPLGRHAGDLLIVDPAAPSTTSLVFRFLSHARASISPAMATCILFGLVVDTGGFMHANTTGEAFSVAGEVMRKGGDLQRAVRAAFRKKDPQGLRLWGEALLRVCLDRESGLAVSRVTADDLKKHKAKRELMVEFSGVLNTIEGARSAVFLSQDSDDAEHIKGSLRSEEYKGVDVSRLALAFGGGGHKLASGFKIEAEWKEVVAKLIDEARKVAIKDNH; encoded by the coding sequence ATGGACCCCCTTGCTGAAAAATTCGATGAAGCGCTTTCGCGAATTAAATCGGCGCGGCGCATTTTGCTTGCGACCCATGAAGATCCCGATGGCGACGGGCTCGGGGCGCTTCTTGCGGCATTACTTTGGTTGAAGGATATGGCCGGCGGCAAAGAAGTTGTAGCGCTAACGCGAGGAGAACTTTCTTCATCTCTTTTGTCCCTGCCGGGAATTGAGTTCTGCCGTTCAGAAACACCGGAGGGACCGTTCGACCTTTTGTTCGGTTTTGATTACGGTGATTTTAAAAGGTTGGGCCTTGACGAATGGATTTCTCGGCAGCCGCAAATTTCTACGATTACTTTTGACCATCATCCGTTGGGAAGACATGCGGGCGATCTTCTTATTGTCGATCCTGCGGCGCCCTCGACGACATCTCTTGTTTTTCGTTTTCTTTCTCATGCGAGGGCTTCAATCTCTCCGGCAATGGCGACGTGCATCCTTTTCGGTCTCGTGGTTGATACCGGAGGGTTTATGCATGCGAATACGACGGGCGAAGCCTTCTCGGTTGCCGGTGAGGTAATGAGAAAAGGAGGCGATCTTCAGCGGGCAGTCAGAGCCGCATTCCGGAAAAAAGATCCGCAAGGGCTTCGGCTTTGGGGCGAAGCGCTTTTAAGGGTTTGTCTTGATCGGGAAAGCGGGCTTGCAGTGTCCCGGGTGACGGCGGATGATTTGAAAAAGCACAAAGCCAAAAGGGAGTTGATGGTTGAGTTTTCCGGGGTGCTGAATACTATTGAAGGGGCGCGCTCGGCCGTGTTTTTGAGTCAAGATTCTGATGACGCAGAACACATAAAAGGCAGTCTCCGTTCCGAGGAATACAAAGGCGTTGATGTATCACGGCTTGCTCTTGCTTTCGGGGGCGGTGGACACAAGCTTGCTTCCGGCTTTAAAATAGAGGCAGAGTGGAAAGAAGTTGTTGCAAAGTTAATTGATGAGGCGAGGAAAGTTGCTATTAAGGATAACCATTAA
- a CDS encoding recombinase family protein, with product MKELKPKTQCVLYARKSTEEDDQQIMSIEAQLFELREFAERERIEIIREFTEAKSAKKPGRDEFAKMLSMIETSKKPLGILAWHPDRLARNSVDGGKIIYLVDTGAITSLRFPQFWFEPTPQGKFMLQVAFGQSKYFSDNLVENVKRGIRQKLRRGEWLTLAPLGYINNYKTRNIEPHPNNSRVIKRVFEEYATGKYTLVSLAEFLAEHGIVQKKGTPLAKVSVVKMLTNRAYLGFVKFHGEYHDGNFEPILSPTLFEAVQKVLKSKQRPRKQKERYDFPFVQFARCGECGNMITAQYATNRFGTRYTYYRCTKKQGKCAQPYIGADALVAQFQSLLQSVSLPLEEIEVMERQINTWESESISSRGEIAQNLKSKLSETQEKLDRLVSLYLDGDIERDLYLTKKDTLLRQKAKLEESLGDFGQQGKNRFEPLRSFVLSLKEAEKVAHTKNYADWRNFFRSLGSNPQIKDKTLSINWGELWDFTAKTKADFALRSAAYSPRGAVNSEQVTSGARGET from the coding sequence ATGAAAGAGCTCAAACCAAAAACTCAATGCGTTCTCTACGCTCGGAAATCAACCGAGGAAGATGACCAGCAAATAATGTCTATTGAGGCACAGCTTTTTGAATTGCGCGAATTTGCCGAGCGAGAACGCATTGAGATAATCCGTGAGTTCACGGAAGCGAAAAGCGCAAAGAAGCCCGGGCGAGACGAATTTGCCAAAATGCTTTCAATGATTGAAACGAGCAAAAAACCGCTCGGCATTTTGGCATGGCACCCGGATCGTCTCGCCCGTAATAGCGTGGATGGTGGCAAAATTATTTACCTTGTAGACACCGGAGCTATTACTTCTTTGCGCTTTCCGCAATTTTGGTTTGAGCCAACTCCGCAAGGAAAATTCATGTTGCAAGTGGCGTTCGGGCAGAGCAAATACTTTTCTGACAACTTGGTGGAAAATGTGAAGCGCGGTATCCGCCAAAAACTCCGCCGTGGAGAATGGCTAACGCTCGCTCCTTTGGGATATATAAACAACTACAAGACGCGAAACATAGAGCCGCACCCTAACAATTCTCGCGTCATTAAGCGAGTGTTTGAAGAATACGCCACCGGAAAATATACCCTTGTTTCTCTAGCGGAGTTTTTGGCGGAACATGGCATTGTCCAAAAGAAAGGAACGCCACTTGCCAAAGTTTCCGTCGTGAAAATGCTGACGAACAGGGCGTATTTAGGATTTGTGAAATTTCATGGCGAATATCACGACGGAAACTTTGAGCCGATTCTTTCCCCGACACTGTTTGAAGCAGTACAGAAAGTATTGAAAAGTAAACAGAGACCGCGCAAACAAAAAGAACGATATGATTTTCCGTTTGTTCAGTTTGCACGGTGCGGCGAGTGCGGCAATATGATCACGGCGCAATATGCCACTAACCGTTTCGGCACTCGCTACACTTACTATCGTTGCACCAAGAAGCAGGGAAAGTGCGCACAGCCGTATATTGGAGCCGACGCACTCGTCGCTCAATTCCAATCACTGCTTCAATCAGTGTCGCTTCCTCTCGAAGAAATTGAAGTTATGGAAAGGCAAATAAACACATGGGAAAGCGAGTCAATTTCTTCGAGAGGAGAAATTGCCCAAAATCTGAAATCCAAACTTTCCGAGACGCAGGAGAAGCTAGACCGACTTGTGTCACTCTACTTGGACGGCGATATTGAGCGCGACTTGTATCTGACGAAGAAAGACACTCTCCTGCGTCAAAAAGCGAAGCTGGAGGAAAGTTTGGGAGATTTTGGGCAACAGGGAAAGAATCGGTTCGAACCCTTGCGGAGTTTCGTTTTGTCCTTGAAAGAAGCGGAAAAAGTGGCGCACACAAAAAATTACGCCGACTGGCGCAACTTTTTCCGTTCTCTCGGCTCTAACCCACAAATCAAGGACAAAACGCTTTCAATCAATTGGGGCGAACTCTGGGATTTTACGGCGAAAACAAAAGCGGATTTTGCCCTGCGGAGCGCGGCGTACTCGCCGCGCGGAGCAGTCAATTCTGAACAAGTTACTTCTGGTGCCCGGGGAGAGACTTGA
- a CDS encoding helix-turn-helix transcriptional regulator produces MAESSKTNIGKTVKKLREKLGISQEKLARLADVSNNTVVNIEAGKQDNPTIDTLKKVAKALDIPVEDLI; encoded by the coding sequence ATGGCAGAGTCAAGTAAAACAAATATAGGCAAAACAGTAAAGAAATTGAGAGAAAAGCTGGGCATATCGCAGGAAAAACTTGCGCGCCTTGCCGATGTTTCCAACAATACAGTTGTTAATATTGAAGCGGGCAAACAAGATAATCCGACTATTGATACACTCAAAAAAGTAGCGAAAGCATTGGATATTCCGGTTGAGGATTTAATTTAA